The Cryptosporangium minutisporangium region GTGACGCGTACGACCGGCATCCCGAGGCTCTCCGCGTTGGCGGCGAGGTCGACCGGGAGCAGGTCGCCGTCGAGGCGGCCGGTCTTCGAGCGGTAGCGGTAGCGGGTGCCGAAGCGCTGGGAGCCCAGCGACTCCGAGAGCGCGCCGATCGACGCGAAACCGTGGTTCTGCACCAGGACGACGACGAGCTTCAGGCCCTCTTGGAGTGCGGTGACCAGTTCGGTCGCCATCATCAAGTAGGACCCGTCCCCGACGAGCACGAACACGTCCCGGTCCGGGCAGGCCAGCGCGACCCCCAGTCCGCCGGCGATCTCGTAGCCCATGCAGGAGTAGCCGTACTCGACGTGGTAGCCCTTCGGGTCCCGCACCTGCCACAGCTTGTGCAGGTCACCGGGCATCGAGCCGGCGGCGCACACCACGACGTCGCGGGGGTCGGACAGGTCGTTGACGGCGCCGAGCACCGCGCTCTGGGTGAGCTCGTCAGCGTCGTAGGCCCGGCGGACGCGCGCGTTCCACTCGGCGTCCAGCCGGACGTACTCCGCCCGGTACGCCGGGTCGACGGTGTACCCGTCGATCAGCGGTAACAGCGCGTCGAGCGTCTCCCGCGCGTCCGCGCGGACCGCGACGCCTGCGTGCTTCACCGCGTCGATCGGTGCGACGTTGACGTTCACGAATCGGACGCCGTCCGCGGCGAACGCGGTGCGGCTGGCCGTCGTGAAGTCGGAGTACCGGGTACCGATGCCGATCACCAGGTCGGCGTCGCGCGCCACGGCGTTGGCGGCGGTCGTGCCGGTGGATCCGATCGCGCCGAGGCACTGCGGATGGTCGAACGGCAGCGCGCCCTTCCCGGCCTGCGTCAGCCCGACCGGGACGCCGGTGGCCGCACAGAACCGGGCCAGCGCGTCGTGAGCCCCGGAGTACCCGACGCCACCGCCCGCGACGATCAGCGGACGCTCGGCGCTCGCGATCAGCGCGGCGACGTCGTCGAGGTCCGCGCGTTCGGGCAGTGGCCGGGCCACCCGCCACACGCGACGGGAGAACAGCTCGACCGGCCAGTCGTACGCCTGCGCCTGGACGTCCTGCGGGAAGCAGACCGTGACCGCGCCGGTCTCCGCCGGGTCGGTGAGCACGCGCATCGCCGACAGCAGCGCGGACGACAGCTGCTCCGGACGCTGTACCCGGTCGAAGTACTTCGAGACTGGGCGGAACGCGTCGTTGACCGTGACGTCGCCGGACCAGGGCACCTCCAGTTCCTGGAGCAGCGGCGCGGCGGCGCGGTCGGCGAACGTGTCGGCCGGGAGCAGCAGCACCGGCAGCCGGTTGACGGTCGCGAGCGCCGCGCCGGTGACCATGTTCGTCGCGCCCGGCCCGATGCTCGTCGTCACCGCGTAGGTCTGCAGCCGGTCCTTCATCCGGGCGTAGGCGACCGCGCTGTGCACCATCGCCTGCTCGTTGCGCCCGAGGACGTACGGCAGTTGCTCCGGGTCTTCCAGCTCGGCCTGGAGCAGCGCCTGCCCGAGTCCGGCGACGTTGCCGTGGCCGAAGATGCCGAAGCAGCCGGCGATCAGCCGTTGCTGGACGCCGTCGCGTTCGGAGTACTGGACGCTGAGGAACCGCACGGTCGCCTGGGCCACCGTGAGTCGAATCGTCTCCGTCATCGCCTGCCCTCCAGCCGGGGGTCGATGGTCTGGTCGGTCCAGGTGCCGCGCACCCAGGCGTGGTCCGGATGGTCGGAGATCAGCCAGGCCCGCTCGGCGCCGGGCCCGGC contains the following coding sequences:
- the iolD gene encoding 3D-(3,5/4)-trihydroxycyclohexane-1,2-dione acylhydrolase (decyclizing), producing MTETIRLTVAQATVRFLSVQYSERDGVQQRLIAGCFGIFGHGNVAGLGQALLQAELEDPEQLPYVLGRNEQAMVHSAVAYARMKDRLQTYAVTTSIGPGATNMVTGAALATVNRLPVLLLPADTFADRAAAPLLQELEVPWSGDVTVNDAFRPVSKYFDRVQRPEQLSSALLSAMRVLTDPAETGAVTVCFPQDVQAQAYDWPVELFSRRVWRVARPLPERADLDDVAALIASAERPLIVAGGGVGYSGAHDALARFCAATGVPVGLTQAGKGALPFDHPQCLGAIGSTGTTAANAVARDADLVIGIGTRYSDFTTASRTAFAADGVRFVNVNVAPIDAVKHAGVAVRADARETLDALLPLIDGYTVDPAYRAEYVRLDAEWNARVRRAYDADELTQSAVLGAVNDLSDPRDVVVCAAGSMPGDLHKLWQVRDPKGYHVEYGYSCMGYEIAGGLGVALACPDRDVFVLVGDGSYLMMATELVTALQEGLKLVVVLVQNHGFASIGALSESLGSQRFGTRYRYRSKTGRLDGDLLPVDLAANAESLGMPVVRVTDSDGLAAAITAAKASPTSTVIHVETDPFAGSPENGAWWDVPVSEVSELESTRTAYATYVEHKATQRPYLRPSKDLS